Proteins from a single region of Nocardioides anomalus:
- a CDS encoding AI-2E family transporter, whose amino-acid sequence MSDEAPARPAEPHGSVATRLAQQWAAIRRLERRQERAPEPVTITAGTSNFSRAEVPYGVDLTAAWSWRLLVIAGAAALLGYLIGFFAVIVIPVVVALLITALVAPLVDWLERVGVRRSLASILVVLFTITSVAALLTFAGQQVANGASDLADQTVAGLQEIRDWLKDGPLHASDSQINDYIQKAQDGITKSTGEGGVISSVTEVGAAVGHVLAGFFIVLFSTYFFLSDGSRIWAWLVRLSPRAARERVDGSGRVAWISLTQFVRATVIVAATDAILIGVGAWALSVPFSLAIGVLVFLGAFVPIVGATVAGAVAVLVALVDQGLVRALIMLAVVIGVQQLEGHVLQPFLMGRWVSVHPLGVILAIGAGVLTAGVAGALVAVPLAAAVNAVAQHLAAYTDPGDDPVEELAEDYLETGETAAVEEHPEPPGDSDDPDDGRVGG is encoded by the coding sequence GTGAGCGACGAGGCTCCGGCGCGGCCGGCCGAACCCCACGGCAGCGTGGCCACCCGCCTCGCCCAGCAGTGGGCGGCGATCCGCCGCCTCGAGCGGCGGCAGGAGCGGGCCCCCGAGCCGGTGACCATCACCGCCGGTACGTCGAACTTCAGCCGCGCCGAGGTGCCGTACGGCGTCGACCTCACCGCCGCGTGGTCCTGGCGGCTGCTGGTCATCGCGGGAGCCGCCGCGCTGCTCGGCTACCTCATCGGCTTCTTCGCCGTCATCGTCATCCCCGTCGTCGTCGCGCTGCTCATCACCGCCCTGGTGGCCCCGCTGGTCGACTGGCTGGAGCGGGTCGGCGTACGCCGCAGCCTGGCCTCGATCCTCGTGGTGCTGTTCACGATCACCTCGGTGGCGGCGCTGTTGACCTTCGCGGGCCAGCAGGTCGCAAACGGCGCCAGCGACCTGGCCGACCAGACCGTGGCCGGGCTCCAGGAGATCCGCGACTGGCTCAAGGACGGGCCGCTGCACGCCAGCGACTCCCAGATCAACGACTACATCCAGAAGGCCCAGGACGGCATCACCAAGTCCACCGGCGAGGGCGGCGTCATCAGCTCGGTGACCGAGGTCGGTGCCGCGGTCGGGCACGTGCTCGCCGGCTTCTTCATCGTGCTCTTCTCCACCTACTTCTTCCTCTCCGACGGCAGCCGGATCTGGGCCTGGCTCGTGCGGCTCTCGCCCCGCGCGGCCCGCGAGCGGGTCGACGGCTCGGGCCGGGTCGCCTGGATCTCGCTGACCCAGTTCGTGCGGGCCACCGTGATCGTCGCCGCGACCGACGCGATCCTCATCGGCGTCGGCGCGTGGGCGCTGAGCGTGCCGTTCTCGCTGGCCATCGGCGTGCTGGTCTTCCTCGGCGCGTTCGTGCCGATCGTGGGCGCCACCGTGGCCGGCGCGGTCGCCGTCCTCGTGGCCCTGGTCGACCAGGGCCTGGTCCGCGCCCTGATCATGCTGGCCGTGGTCATCGGCGTGCAGCAGCTCGAGGGCCACGTGCTCCAGCCGTTCCTCATGGGCCGCTGGGTCTCGGTCCACCCGCTCGGGGTCATCCTGGCCATCGGTGCGGGTGTGCTGACCGCCGGCGTGGCCGGCGCCCTGGTCGCCGTGCCCCTGGCCGCCGCGGTCAACGCCGTGGCCCAGCACCTCGCGGCGTACACCGATCCGGGGGACGATCCGGTGGAGGAGCTGGCCGAGGACTACCTGGAGACCGGCGAGACAGCGGCCGTCGAGGAGCACCCCGAGCCACCGGGGGACTCCGACGACCCGGACGACGGGAGGGTCGGTGGCTGA
- a CDS encoding glutamate mutase L, with product MTQPGEGRAVCVDFGSTFTKALLVDLAEGRVLAGAEHRTTIDTDVLDGYDACLAALGPGAQGAEVLACSSAGGGLRIAVVGNEELVTAEAGRRVALSSGGKVVTVRAVAQGHDLDLTADAPDVVLLVGGTDGGNAEPLREAARGLRASGWRGPTVVAGNADAADEVSALLGEVPHVVAPNVVPRIGVLAPDGARRAIREVFLSHVIGGKHLSARADFTAMVRGATPDVVLTGVELLAEVAGEVVVVDVGGATTDVHSVVELDPEQAELARDVVAPTPVTRTVEGDLGMRWSAASTVEEAGLDELTHAAAVRRTDPGFLPTTEQEQDEDEAIARAAVGLALRRHAGRSRVVVSPEGRVVERSGVDLREVRLLVGSGGVLRHGRAGAAERVLRIERDGDWQLPDRAQVGVDTDYVLAAAGLLAADHPDAARRLVARLGDRLTP from the coding sequence GTGACACAGCCCGGCGAGGGCAGGGCCGTCTGCGTCGACTTCGGCTCGACCTTCACCAAGGCGCTGCTCGTCGACCTGGCCGAGGGCCGGGTGCTGGCCGGCGCGGAGCACCGGACCACGATCGACACCGACGTCCTGGACGGGTACGACGCGTGCCTGGCCGCGCTCGGACCCGGAGCGCAGGGCGCCGAGGTCCTGGCCTGCTCCAGCGCCGGCGGCGGACTGCGGATCGCGGTGGTCGGCAACGAGGAGCTGGTCACCGCCGAGGCGGGCCGTCGGGTGGCGCTGTCCAGCGGCGGCAAGGTCGTGACCGTCCGGGCGGTCGCGCAGGGCCACGACCTCGACCTGACCGCGGACGCCCCCGACGTGGTCCTGCTGGTCGGTGGCACCGACGGCGGCAACGCGGAGCCGCTGCGGGAGGCCGCCCGCGGCCTGCGCGCGTCCGGCTGGCGCGGCCCGACGGTGGTGGCCGGGAACGCCGACGCCGCCGACGAGGTGAGCGCGCTGCTCGGCGAGGTGCCGCACGTGGTGGCGCCCAACGTGGTGCCCCGCATCGGCGTCCTGGCGCCGGACGGTGCGCGCCGGGCCATCCGCGAGGTGTTCCTGTCCCACGTCATCGGCGGCAAGCACCTGAGCGCGCGGGCCGACTTCACCGCGATGGTCCGCGGCGCCACGCCGGACGTCGTGCTCACCGGCGTCGAGCTGCTGGCCGAGGTGGCCGGCGAGGTCGTGGTCGTCGACGTCGGCGGCGCCACCACCGACGTGCACTCGGTCGTCGAGCTCGACCCCGAGCAGGCCGAGCTGGCCCGCGACGTGGTCGCGCCCACGCCGGTCACCCGGACCGTCGAGGGTGACCTCGGCATGCGGTGGTCCGCGGCCTCCACGGTCGAGGAGGCCGGGTTGGACGAGCTCACCCACGCGGCCGCCGTGCGCCGGACCGACCCGGGCTTCCTGCCCACCACCGAGCAGGAGCAGGACGAGGACGAGGCCATCGCGCGGGCCGCCGTGGGGCTGGCGCTGCGCCGGCACGCCGGCCGGTCGCGGGTCGTGGTCAGCCCGGAGGGGCGGGTGGTCGAGCGGAGCGGGGTCGACCTGCGCGAGGTGCGCCTGCTGGTCGGGTCGGGCGGCGTGCTGCGCCACGGGCGGGCCGGGGCGGCCGAGCGCGTGCTGCGGATCGAGCGCGACGGTGACTGGCAGCTCCCAGATCGGGCACAGGTCGGCGTGGACACCGACTACGTCCTGGCCGCGGCCGGGCTGCTCGCCGCCGACCACCCCGACGCGGCGCGCCGGCTGGTCGCCCGCCTCGGCGATAGGTTGACGCCGTGA
- a CDS encoding cystathionine gamma-synthase, protein MSQEHRTKSGFETRAIHAGWEPDPSTGAVIPPIFATSTYKQDGVGGLRGGYEYSRSANPTRTALEATVAALEEGERGFAFASGLAAEDTIVRGLLEPGDHVVLPNDAYGGTHRLFDKVETRWGVGQTPAALGDLDAVRAALTDRTRMIWVETPTNPLLGIADIAALADLAHGVGALLVVDNTFASPYLQRPLTLGADVVVHSTTKYVGGHSDVVGGAVVVRDLELAEKVAYHQNAMGAVAGAFESWLTLRGLKTLGVRMEKHCDNAERVVAFLEADERVEHVYYPGLASHPGHEVAARQMDRFGGMVSFRVKGGEERALAVCGAAEVFTLAESLGGIESLIEHPGRMTHASVAGTDLEVPADLVRLSVGIETVDDLLADLDRALG, encoded by the coding sequence ATGAGCCAGGAGCACCGGACCAAGTCCGGCTTCGAGACGCGTGCGATCCACGCGGGGTGGGAGCCGGACCCGTCGACCGGAGCGGTGATCCCCCCGATCTTCGCGACGTCGACCTACAAGCAGGACGGGGTGGGCGGTCTGCGCGGCGGCTACGAGTACAGCCGCTCCGCCAACCCCACGCGCACCGCCCTCGAGGCCACCGTGGCGGCGCTGGAGGAGGGCGAGCGCGGGTTCGCCTTCGCCTCCGGGCTGGCCGCCGAGGACACCATCGTGCGCGGGCTGCTCGAGCCGGGGGACCACGTGGTCCTGCCCAACGACGCCTACGGCGGCACGCACCGGCTCTTCGACAAGGTCGAGACGCGCTGGGGCGTGGGCCAGACCCCGGCCGCGCTCGGTGACCTGGACGCGGTCCGGGCCGCCCTCACCGACCGGACCCGGATGATCTGGGTCGAGACGCCGACCAACCCGCTGCTCGGGATCGCCGACATCGCGGCGCTGGCCGACCTGGCCCACGGCGTGGGCGCACTGCTGGTCGTCGACAACACCTTCGCGTCGCCGTACCTCCAGCGCCCGCTGACCCTCGGCGCCGACGTGGTGGTGCACTCCACGACCAAGTACGTCGGCGGCCACAGCGACGTCGTCGGCGGCGCGGTCGTCGTGCGCGACCTGGAGCTGGCCGAGAAGGTGGCCTACCACCAGAACGCCATGGGCGCGGTGGCCGGCGCGTTCGAGTCGTGGCTGACCCTGCGCGGGCTCAAGACGCTCGGCGTGCGGATGGAGAAGCACTGCGACAACGCCGAGCGGGTGGTGGCCTTCCTCGAGGCCGACGAGCGGGTCGAGCACGTCTACTACCCCGGGCTGGCGAGCCACCCGGGCCACGAGGTCGCGGCCCGGCAGATGGACCGCTTCGGCGGGATGGTCAGCTTCCGGGTCAAGGGCGGCGAGGAGAGGGCGCTGGCGGTCTGCGGCGCCGCCGAGGTCTTCACGCTGGCCGAGTCGCTCGGCGGCATCGAGTCGCTCATCGAGCACCCGGGCCGGATGACACACGCGAGCGTGGCCGGGACCGACCTCGAGGTGCCGGCCGACCTGGTCCGCCTGAGCGTCGGGATCGAGACCGTCGACGACCTGCTGGCGGACCTAGACCGCGCGCTCGGGTGA
- a CDS encoding NAD-dependent epimerase/dehydratase family protein, whose translation MRIAITGATGNVGTALLRALSGAGHSLVGIARRPPAASHPPYAAAGWHAVDLTRDDHVDRLREAVRGADALVHLAWGFQPSHRLDHLHELGVGGTRRVAEAVVAEGVPHLVHMSSVGAYSPRSGPRPVTEDYPVDGVPTSPYSQHKAEAERFLDGFAAAHPSLTLARMRPGIIGQSAAGSALLRYAVPGLVPAAALRFVPVLPLDRRLEVPFVHADDVAAAVVAVLARGAEGAFNLASGRPVTAELVGAALHARTVHVPARVLRAGVAALWHARLEQLDPGWIDLAYAVPLLDSARAELELDWRPRHTETEVLDEVITGMATSASSPSPVLRPRRILDNLARALGDAPVHRRARP comes from the coding sequence GTGCGCATCGCCATCACCGGAGCCACCGGCAACGTCGGCACCGCCCTGCTGCGGGCCCTGAGCGGCGCCGGCCACTCGCTCGTCGGGATCGCCCGCCGCCCGCCGGCCGCCTCCCACCCGCCGTACGCCGCCGCCGGCTGGCACGCCGTCGACCTCACCCGCGACGACCACGTCGACCGGCTGCGCGAGGCGGTGCGCGGCGCCGACGCCCTCGTGCACCTGGCGTGGGGGTTCCAGCCCTCGCACCGCCTAGACCACCTGCACGAGCTCGGCGTCGGCGGCACCCGCCGGGTCGCCGAGGCCGTGGTCGCGGAGGGCGTCCCGCACCTGGTGCACATGTCCTCGGTCGGCGCCTACTCCCCGCGCTCCGGTCCTCGACCCGTGACCGAGGACTACCCGGTCGACGGCGTCCCCACCTCGCCGTACTCCCAGCACAAGGCGGAGGCCGAGCGCTTCCTGGACGGCTTCGCCGCGGCCCACCCGTCGCTGACCCTCGCCCGGATGCGGCCGGGGATCATCGGGCAGTCGGCGGCCGGCAGCGCGCTGCTGCGCTACGCCGTGCCGGGGCTGGTCCCGGCCGCCGCGCTCCGCTTCGTGCCCGTGCTGCCACTCGACCGCCGCCTGGAGGTGCCGTTCGTGCACGCCGACGACGTCGCCGCCGCGGTGGTCGCCGTGCTCGCCCGAGGCGCGGAAGGCGCCTTCAACCTCGCCTCCGGCCGCCCGGTCACCGCCGAGCTCGTCGGCGCCGCCCTGCACGCCCGGACCGTGCACGTCCCCGCCCGCGTCCTGCGCGCCGGCGTCGCCGCGCTCTGGCACGCCCGCCTCGAGCAGCTCGACCCCGGCTGGATCGACCTGGCCTACGCCGTACCCCTCCTCGACAGCGCCCGCGCGGAGCTCGAGCTCGACTGGCGGCCCCGCCACACCGAGACCGAGGTCCTCGACGAGGTCATCACCGGCATGGCCACCTCGGCCAGCTCGCCGTCCCCGGTGCTCCGGCCCCGCCGGATCCTCGACAACCTGGCCCGCGCCCTCGGCGACGCCCCCGTCCACCGGCGGGCGCGGCCCTAG
- the msrA gene encoding peptide-methionine (S)-S-oxide reductase MsrA — protein MFSRTKSALVEPEQALPGRTERPWAVAARHRVLDAPVVTDEVPEGYEVAIFGLGCFWGAEEIYWQTPGVWSTSVGYAGGTTPNPTYEEVCSGRTNHTEAVRIVFDPSVVSYADLVKKFFEVHDPTQGFRQGNDVGTQYRSAIYFTSPEQEQVARELTAVYGQELATRRLGEITTEIRPASETPYFYAEDPHQQYLAKNPFGYRCHANTGVKFPG, from the coding sequence ATCTTCTCCCGCACCAAGTCCGCCCTCGTCGAGCCCGAGCAGGCGCTGCCCGGCCGCACCGAGCGCCCCTGGGCCGTCGCGGCCCGCCACCGGGTCCTGGACGCGCCCGTCGTCACCGACGAGGTGCCCGAGGGCTACGAGGTCGCGATCTTCGGCCTGGGCTGCTTCTGGGGCGCCGAGGAGATCTACTGGCAGACGCCGGGCGTCTGGTCCACCTCGGTCGGGTACGCCGGCGGCACCACGCCGAACCCGACGTACGAGGAGGTCTGCAGCGGCCGCACCAACCACACCGAGGCCGTCCGGATCGTCTTCGACCCCTCGGTCGTGTCGTACGCCGACCTGGTCAAGAAGTTCTTCGAGGTCCACGACCCCACGCAGGGCTTCCGGCAGGGCAACGACGTCGGCACGCAGTACCGCTCGGCGATCTACTTCACCAGCCCCGAGCAGGAGCAGGTCGCGCGCGAGCTGACCGCGGTCTACGGTCAGGAGCTGGCCACCCGCCGGCTCGGTGAGATCACCACCGAGATCCGCCCCGCCAGCGAGACGCCGTACTTCTACGCCGAGGACCCGCACCAGCAGTACCTCGCCAAGAACCCGTTCGGCTACCGCTGCCACGCCAACACCGGCGTGAAGTTCCCCGGCTGA
- a CDS encoding YciI family protein: MAEYLIFFNQQWVGDHDEAWYQGRVEPSTAVVREMQEQGVLVYAGGLVEELEEAASADATSGTTLVTDGPFAETKEWLGGLTIVDVPDDETARYWAGRVAEGCGWPQEVRRFKSGSLREAARG; encoded by the coding sequence ATGGCGGAGTACCTCATCTTCTTCAACCAGCAGTGGGTCGGCGACCACGACGAGGCGTGGTACCAGGGTCGCGTCGAGCCGTCGACGGCCGTGGTCCGGGAGATGCAGGAGCAGGGCGTGCTGGTGTACGCCGGCGGGCTGGTCGAGGAGCTCGAGGAGGCGGCCAGCGCCGACGCGACCAGCGGCACGACGCTCGTCACCGACGGGCCGTTCGCCGAGACCAAGGAGTGGCTCGGCGGGCTGACCATCGTCGACGTGCCCGACGACGAGACCGCGCGCTACTGGGCGGGCCGGGTGGCCGAGGGCTGCGGGTGGCCGCAGGAGGTCCGCAGGTTCAAGTCCGGGTCGCTGCGCGAGGCCGCCCGGGGCTAG
- a CDS encoding dihydrofolate reductase family protein, producing MTRRIVTNIALSLDGRYAKDDPMDMSWVMPYAVSDAARDHLTSLWESATTAVLGRKNAEGFLGWWPQVIDMDGADPRDVGFARWLVDVDKVVLSTTLTHAPWRHTTLEDRATADVLRDLAAGESDDPGDTGDTDGDVFVVSSASVIRAALEADLVDQLCITQFPVVLGSGPRLFEGGPDSRWQLARQVAGGDGELLLKYDRVR from the coding sequence GTGACCCGACGCATCGTCACCAACATCGCCCTCTCCCTCGACGGCCGCTACGCCAAGGACGACCCGATGGACATGAGCTGGGTGATGCCGTACGCCGTCTCCGACGCCGCGCGCGACCACCTCACCTCGCTGTGGGAGAGCGCGACCACCGCCGTGCTGGGCCGCAAGAACGCCGAGGGGTTCCTCGGCTGGTGGCCGCAGGTCATCGACATGGACGGCGCCGACCCCCGCGACGTCGGCTTCGCGCGCTGGCTGGTCGACGTGGACAAGGTGGTGCTGTCCACGACGCTCACCCACGCACCGTGGCGGCACACGACCCTCGAGGACCGCGCGACCGCCGACGTGCTGCGCGACCTCGCGGCTGGCGAGTCCGACGACCCCGGCGACACCGGCGACACAGACGGCGACGTCTTCGTCGTCTCCTCGGCCAGCGTCATCCGGGCCGCGCTCGAGGCCGACCTGGTCGACCAGCTGTGCATCACCCAGTTCCCCGTGGTCCTGGGCTCCGGCCCCCGGCTCTTCGAGGGCGGCCCGGACAGCCGCTGGCAGCTCGCCCGTCAGGTCGCGGGAGGCGACGGCGAGCTGCTGCTCAAGTACGACCGGGTGCGCTAG
- a CDS encoding metalloregulator ArsR/SmtB family transcription factor yields the protein MEALLAALADPARWRLVGLLAERPRPVGVLAQLAGARQPQTTKHLQTLERAGLVVGERLGTRRVYSLRPDPLHELAAALTALADAAGADPSFTAYADGVADERRAASEPGWADGRTFTFHRSLAAAPDVVWAHLTEPDLLARWWAPASLRISDLVFEAEPGGRIVLEYRDREDVDDSDVVVGRAEGVVTEVRSSERLAYTSSPAGPDGAAVFTADVTYDLTRTASGADLDVTYRITDSTVDAADPVAGIEPGFAQSLDTLAHLLDRSTP from the coding sequence ATGGAGGCACTCCTCGCCGCGCTGGCTGACCCGGCCCGCTGGCGCCTGGTCGGGCTGCTGGCCGAGCGGCCGCGACCTGTGGGCGTCCTGGCCCAGCTGGCCGGGGCCCGGCAGCCGCAGACGACCAAGCACCTGCAGACCCTCGAGCGCGCCGGTCTCGTGGTGGGGGAGCGGCTCGGCACCCGGCGGGTCTACTCCCTGCGTCCCGATCCGCTCCACGAGCTCGCCGCAGCCCTGACCGCGCTGGCCGACGCCGCCGGCGCCGACCCCTCCTTCACGGCGTACGCCGACGGCGTGGCCGACGAGCGACGCGCCGCCTCGGAGCCGGGGTGGGCCGACGGCCGGACCTTCACGTTCCACCGCTCGCTGGCCGCCGCGCCGGACGTGGTGTGGGCCCACCTCACCGAGCCGGACCTGCTGGCCCGGTGGTGGGCGCCGGCCAGCCTGCGGATCTCCGACCTGGTCTTCGAGGCCGAGCCCGGCGGCCGGATCGTGCTGGAGTACCGCGACCGTGAGGACGTCGACGACTCCGACGTCGTGGTCGGGCGCGCGGAGGGCGTGGTGACCGAGGTCCGGTCCTCGGAACGGCTCGCCTACACCTCCTCGCCCGCGGGTCCCGACGGAGCGGCCGTCTTCACCGCCGACGTGACCTACGACCTGACCCGGACCGCCTCCGGCGCCGACCTCGACGTGACCTACCGGATCACCGACAGCACGGTCGACGCCGCCGACCCCGTCGCCGGCATCGAGCCCGGCTTCGCCCAGTCCCTCGACACCCTCGCCCACCTTCTCGACAGGAGCACCCCGTGA